The stretch of DNA AAGCACGTAAAGCCGGGCTTGCGCCTGCTGAGCTTGATGAAGATGGGAAGGAAATTAATCCCCATATTCCTCAGTATATGTCATCTGCACCTTGGTATCTTAATGCTGAGAGACCTGTAAGTTTTGCCTTCCCCTAcctctaatttttctttattagttTTTGAGATGCATATAAAATTTTTAGCTATATTTGACATCTAAAAGTCAACTTATTCTTATGATTATTTTTCCTTCTATTGTAGAGTTTGAAACATCAAAGGAAATGGAAATCTGATCCCAATTACACCAAATCATGGTATGATAGAGGTGCTAAAACTTTTCAGGCCAGCAAGTACAGGAAAGGTGCATGTGAGAAGTAAGTTATTCATTCAGTATTTCTCAAGGCATGTGTATGTGTATGTGTGTGTTTGCTGGGCCTCCAAATATGATGGATGATTCTTGTCTATCAACTtaataagaaaatgaaatttaGTATTTGGCTACATTTGTCTTGGATCATCCTTTAATTTTGTTTCCCCCTGTGTTTGTGTCTTGTCTCAATAGATGTCAAACTCTCGAGCTAGCTCTTATAAGTTTATGAAAAATGCGTTACCTTGCATGTAGACACCGTCAAGCTAATACAAGTGAACCCACACAAAATCTTTTTACTAAATTCGTCTAGTTAGTTTACAAGCTTGGATGAATGCATGGTTTTGGTGACAAAACTAGCATGTAAACACTGTCAAACTAATACAAGTTCGATAACCTTGCTTGTCTCTACTTATATTTAGATTGCTATTATCTCTTACAAGTTTAGGTTAGTACTTTAATAttcatcttcattttatagCTGTGGAGCTATGACACACAATTCCAAGGCATGCATGGAAAGACCCCGAAAAGTAGGAGCAAAGCatacaaacaaacatattgcTGCTGATGAGAAGATAGAAACTATTGAGCTTGACTATGATGGCAAACGGGACAGATGGAATGGGTATGATCCATCTACATTTGCCCGAGTCATTGAGAGATATGAAGCCAGAGATGATGCTCGAAAGAAGTACTTGAATGAACAACAGCTGAAGAAATTGGAGAAGAGCGACCAAAATGATGAGGGTGCTGCCATTGATGAGGCTATAGAAGATGATGATTTAAGGGTAGATGAGGCGAAGGTTGATGAAAGCAAACAAATGGACTTTGCCAAGGTTGAGAAGCGTGTGCGAACAACAGGCGGTGGGAGTACAGGAACTGTGAGGTAATTTTTATGTTGCTATCATTGTTAAAATGCAAGGCCAAGTTTATTGGTCCCATATTTACGATTTtcaattctattatttttgttacatgGAACTGTGAGGTAATTTATATGATGCTATCATTGTTAAAATTCAAGGCAAAGTCGATTGGTCCCATATTTACgattatcaaattatattatttttgttttatggaTTCTAACTGAAATAACTTTACCTTCAGGAACTTACGTATTCGAGAGGATACAGCAAAATATCTTCTCAATCTTGATGTCAATTCTGCACATTATGATCCCAAGACCAGGTCCATGCGTGAAGATCCTCTTCCAGATGCAGATCCAAATGAAAAGTTTTACGAGGTAACTTGTCTCAaagaataattgtttttatgaacttcatgatttgtttttttttattgcttttTCATATTAATCTTGTATTTGggttaaaattagtttttgtgCTGTAGGGTGATAACCAATATAGAAATAGTGGTCAAGCTTTGGAGTTCAAGGAATTAAACATCCATGCTTGGGAAGCATTTGACAAGGGACAAGATGTTCACATGCAAGCAGCTCCTTCCCAAGCTGAATTGCTCTATAAGAATTTCAAGGTCATGAAGGAGAAATTGAAGTCTCATACGAAGGAAACTATTATTGAGAAGTATGGCAATGCAGCTGATGAGGACAAACTTCCAAGAGAACTTCTGCTAGGTCAGAGTGAGAGGCAAGTTGAGTATGATCGTGCTGGTAGAATTATTAAAGGACAGGTAAGGCATGCATTCTATATCTTTGTTGTCCCACAATTTCAAGTTGCAGATCAATTTTACATACAATGCTTCTGTGATATATAGCTGGGCTTTATATGTGATCTGTTAATTTTCTCAGGGCTCCATAATTGGTTTTTGTTCATCTCTAAGGATTATTCTTttaggttgttgttgtttttttggatgataataattatttatctgtTGCTTTTAACAGGAAGCTGCAATCCCCAGAAGCAAGTATGAAGAAGATGTTTACATTAACAACCACACAACTGTTTGGGGTTCATGGTGGAAGGATCACCAATGGGGTTTTAAGTGCTGCAAACAGACAATACGTAACAGCTATTGCACTGGTGCTGCTGGTATTGAGGCCGCCGAGGCTGCAAATGATCTCATGAGAGCTAATATTGCCCGTAAGGAGGCTGCTGCAGGTTTGTACTCTGATCCCATATCTCTGTTGCTCCTTTTCCTTATTCTCTTCcttttgttgttattaatttcGTATATGTTTGGTAATTGCTTGGTGGTAGTTTGCATCTTGTATTCTTgttattaatcattattttcttGAATCCATTCAGAGGATCCTGCACCAGCGGAAGAGAAAAGGCTTGCTACATGGGGAACTGATGTCCCAGATGACCTAGTTCTGGATGAAAAATTGCTTGCTGACGCACTCAAAAAGGTAATATAAATCTATCAgccatatatttatttactctTCCATATTCCTTGATATGAGTTAGTTACCTCCTGTGAATATATATTGTTACGCTTCAATATTCCTTGATatctgtttttttcttcttattccACCTCCTGTGAAAGTCgaactaattattattttatgccGATAACTCTGTCAACCTCTATGACCAAGATGTAGACACATTGGCTCAAACTAAATATTGCATGTTATTTGTAGAAACGAAGATGGTAGGGTTTAGCTAGACTACGTATgttctttttttagaataaaataatttattctggATTTTCATGCGTCTGTGTGTTGTAATGATGAGGTATGATCAAAGAAAGAGAGAAGTAACAAAAATTACTCTGGTATTTTACAGGAGGATCAAAGAAAGAGGGAAGAGAAAGATGAGCGGAAGCGTAAATATAATGTTAGATGGAATGATgaggtataattttttttcaagtcaCCCGGTTGAGAATTTTATTTGTATACATGCCGTCGTTGCAgattttgaaatcaatttggtGTGAACAGGTTACCGCAGAGGACATGGAGGCATACAGGATGAAGAAAGTACATCATGATGACCCAATGAATAGTTTCATGAACTAAGCTTGGAGAGGGCAAAAAGGCCTGTCTGCGTTCATTTTGATACAAGGCCACAAGCCTTTCTGTTGTTTTCTCGCTGCCAGAAGGATTGCACAGAATGAATGATTAGTGACATAGAGGAGCGGAGTTGAAATCGATATTTGAACAGCTTTGTATCTTGTTACTATGGTGTTATTTAGCTTTTGGAACACAAGGGTGTTTTAATGACTCAATAGCATCTCTTTTTTATGTATGAACTTCCAACATCACATGTATGAACATGTCTTATGATGTTTTTGAGAGATGTTAGGGCCACTAGGGCAGATGGTTTACCAGTGTAAGTATATATCCTAGTAGTTTCGACTATGTTTTCTGGCTCAGTTATGTTCTTAAAGAATGGTCCACTAGCTGTTGTGTCATGGATCATAGAACAAGATGCAGTTGTGCCGATCCCTCAATTGCATCAAACATCaaacattaattattagtaaCTTGTGTTCCTAACTCCATGTTGTTTTGATGCAAGTTCCGAATAGGGGTgttttttgagaaaataagCTTTATCACCGTAGCCCGTGGCAAtccttgatgtttttatttatttatttttataatttttataattttttttcttctttttatggAGTTTGGAATTATTACACACCTTCTCTATTccattaaatgttattattaattataagaaTTGGAAAATGATGAACAAAATTGACATTATAAAATAGCCATACAAACTACTTGTTAATAATCCACAAGACCTATAATACTAAGACCAGTTTTCTTTATATCTAAACAAACAAGAAAGATTTTGTTTCTTGCTTTCTTCTTACGCCTCATTCAACCTTATTATACAACAACAGAAAAATAACACGTACTACAAATTTCTGGCTAACATCTCTTGTGCAGCCATCTGTTGTCTAAACCTGATAATGAACTCCTCTGCTCGTTCATCAATTCCTTGCATTTGAGGTGAGCCTAATGCCACTGACTCCCACATATCATCTGATGTGCATGTTTTGTCACATCCCTTGCTTGTTCCTTCTGTTACTTTTTTTGCAACCTTTTCAATTCGTGGTTGGCAAAACTCTATCTGTGGCTTCAAATACCCTACTAAGTCACAGGGAGGATCCTTGAAGAGCTTATCAATATA from Cicer arietinum cultivar CDC Frontier isolate Library 1 chromosome 3, Cicar.CDCFrontier_v2.0, whole genome shotgun sequence encodes:
- the LOC101515202 gene encoding pre-mRNA-splicing factor SLU7-B-like, with protein sequence MATASVAFKSREDHRKQIELEEARKAGLAPAELDEDGKEINPHIPQYMSSAPWYLNAERPSLKHQRKWKSDPNYTKSWYDRGAKTFQASKYRKGACENCGAMTHNSKACMERPRKVGAKHTNKHIAADEKIETIELDYDGKRDRWNGYDPSTFARVIERYEARDDARKKYLNEQQLKKLEKSDQNDEGAAIDEAIEDDDLRVDEAKVDESKQMDFAKVEKRVRTTGGGSTGTVRNLRIREDTAKYLLNLDVNSAHYDPKTRSMREDPLPDADPNEKFYEGDNQYRNSGQALEFKELNIHAWEAFDKGQDVHMQAAPSQAELLYKNFKVMKEKLKSHTKETIIEKYGNAADEDKLPRELLLGQSERQVEYDRAGRIIKGQEAAIPRSKYEEDVYINNHTTVWGSWWKDHQWGFKCCKQTIRNSYCTGAAGIEAAEAANDLMRANIARKEAAAEDPAPAEEKRLATWGTDVPDDLVLDEKLLADALKKEDQRKREEKDERKRKYNVRWNDEVTAEDMEAYRMKKVHHDDPMNSFMN
- the LOC101515523 gene encoding uncharacterized protein; this translates as MSSCISLRFPPARKVWKSITSKLGKLHNIRRSKPMKKHRKKLNIYTTTITPSTTRITAKAPKFVATKRFRCKRLATVRSVFNSFHKKPAPVYIDKLFKDPPCDLVGYLKPQIEFCQPRIEKVAKKVTEGTSKGCDKTCTSDDMWESVALGSPQMQGIDERAEEFIIRFRQQMAAQEMLARNL